A portion of the Punica granatum isolate Tunisia-2019 chromosome 7, ASM765513v2, whole genome shotgun sequence genome contains these proteins:
- the LOC116215731 gene encoding NAC domain-containing protein 100-like yields MERNPCTSGDDEPINLPPGFRFHPTDEELITHYLSPKVLDTRFRALAMGEVDLNKCEPWDLPRRAKMGEKEWYFFCTKDRKYPTGLRTNRATASGYWKATGKDKEIYRMKTLVGMKKTLVFYGGRAPKGEKTDWVMHEYRLEGRFSALNLSKPAKKEWVICRVFRKSAGGKKIHISDLSRMDSELNPSVLPPLTDSSPYNNSATEETRHHHVTCFSESTNHSHGHPQEDAIDDSSNNVSAADQLLPSNSSESYPTSQSQNYLENQDTALLHDQSLVRMLLENYGSTSAGAMDLDFLWKY; encoded by the exons ATGGAGAGGAATCCTTGTACTAGTGGGGACGACGAGCCCATCAACCTGCCCCCGGGATTCCGGTTCCACCCGACCGATGAGGAGCTGATAACTCATTACCTGTCCCCGAAGGTTCTCGATACCCGATTCCGGGCCCTTGCCATGGGGGAGGTTGATCTGAACAAGTGTGAGCCTTGGGACTTGCCTC GGAGAGCTAAAATGGGCGAGAAAGAATGGTACTTCTTCTGCACAAAGGACCGGAAGTACCCGACCGGCTTGAGGACGAACAGGGCGACCGCATCGGGCTATTGGAAAGCCACCGGGAAGGACAAGGAGATATACAGGATGAAGACGCTGGTCGGGATGAAGAAAACGTTGGTTTTCTACGGAGGGAGGGCACCCAAGGGCGAGAAAACCGACTGGGTCATGCATGAATATCGACTCGAAGGGAGGTTCTCTGCACTTAATCTTTCAAAACCGGCCAAG AAAGAGTGGGTGATCTGCAGAGTTTTCCGAAAGAGTGCTGGTGGGAAGAAAATACACATCTCAGATCTGTCAAGGATGGACTCGGAATTAAACCCGTCAGTCTTGCCTCCCTTAACGGACTCTTCTCCCTATAACAACTCCGCCACCGAAGAGACGCGCCACCATCACGTGACCTGCTTCTCCGAGTCGACCAATCATTCACATGGACATCCACAGGAAGACGCTATTGATGATAGCAGCAACAATGTGAGTGCTGCCGATCAGCTATTACCTTCTAATTCGTCCGAGAGTTACCCGACTTCTCAATCTCAGAATTATCTCGAAAACCAGGATACTGCTCTGCTCCATGACCAGTCCCTTGTGAGGATGCTGCTTGAAAATTATGGGTCAACCTCAGCTGGGGCAATGGACCTTGATTTTCTTTGGAAATATTGA
- the LOC116215644 gene encoding pentatricopeptide repeat-containing protein At5g15300, protein MIRKRTNDRSANRHQRSPLWRHCATLRSLKQIHATLIVKGFTSDPSAVRELIFAAAVVVPGAVGYALKVFDRIPEPDTFTWNTMIRGAAQSLKPRSAVSLYTRMENGASVRPDRFTFPFAIKACTKLGLAPLGFSIHGRVVKFGFESNTNVRNTLIYFHANCGELGIARELFEASGKAEVVAWSALTAGYARRGELGIARELFNEMPVKDLVSWNVMITGYAKRGQMEEARKLFDEAPQRDVVTWNAMIAGYVLGKSNDKAFEMFEEMRLVGEMPDDVTMLSLLSACAELGDLEIGTRMHQLLQQLGEGDLSTLVGNALIDMYAKCGSIERAFEVFCVMKERDVSTWNSAIGGLAFHGHAERSISLFKKMLRLKIPPDEITLVGVLIACSHAGKVKEGRQYFNLMSEEYDIKPNIRHYGCMVDLFGRAGLLKEAFEFVETMEIPPNAIIWRTLLGACRIHGNVELGELANERLLRMRHDESGDYVLLSNLYALKGDWNGAEKVRKSMDDSGIMKGTGYSLIEADDDRALMHYLFNMNSKG, encoded by the coding sequence ATGATAAGGAAGCGAACAAATGACCGTAGTGCCAACCGCCACCAACGGTCACCTCTATGGCGGCACTGCGCGACCCTACGCTCCCTCAAGCAAATCCACGCCACCCTCATCGTCAAGGGTTTCACCTCCGACCCTTCCGCCGTGAGGGAGCTCATATTCGCCGCCGCGGTGGTTGTCCCCGGCGCCGTGGGTTACGCCCTCAAGGTGTTCGACCGAATTCCCGAACCGGACACCTTTACGTGGAACACCATGATCAGAGGGGCCGCCCAGAGCCTGAAGCCGCGGAGCGCGGTCTCGCTGTACACCCGGATGGAGAACGGTGCCTCTGTGAGGCCCGACAGGTTCACATTCCCTTTTGCAATCAAGGCCTGCACCAAGCTCGGGCTGGCTCCGCTGGGGTTCTCCATCCACGGGCGGGTTGTGAAGTTCGGGTTTGAGTCTAACACTAATGTGAGGAACACACTTATATATTTTCACGCGAATTGTGGGGAGCTGGGAATTGCGAGGGAACTCTTCGAAGCCTCGGGGAAGGCAGAAGTGGTGGCGTGGTCTGCATTGACTGCAGGATATGCAAGGAGGGGGGAATTGGGGATTGCTCGGGAGCTGTTCAACGAAATGCCCGTGAAGGACTTGGTCTCGTGGAATGTGATGATCACTGGGTATGCAAAGCGAGGGCAGATGGAGGAGGCAAGAAAGCTCTTTGATGAGGCCCCACAGCGGGATGTGGTGACATGGAACGCTATGATTGCTGGTTATGTCCTTGGTAAGAGTAATGACAAAGCTTTCGAGATGTTCGAGGAGATGAGGTTAGTTGGGGAAATGCCTGATGATGTCACAATGTTGAGCTTGCTTTCAGCCTGTGCAGAATTGGGTGACTTGGAGATTGGGACAAGGATGCACCAATTGCTTCAGCAACTTGGTGAAGGGGATCTGAGCACTTTGGTCGGGAATGCACTGATTGACATGTATGCCAAATGTGGGAGCATTGAGAGGGCATTCGAGGTTTTCTGTGTTATGAAAGAGAGGGATGTGTCAACCTGGAATTCAGCGATTGGAGGATTGGCCTTCCATGGGCATGCCGAGAGATCAATCAGCTTGTTTAAGAAGATGCTGAGGTTGAAAATCCCTCCTGATGAGATCACGCTGGTAGGAGTCCTGATAGCCTGCAGCCATGCAGGAAAAGTCAAAGAAGGGCGCCAGTACTTTAACCTTATGAGTGAAGAGTATGATATCAAGCCAAATATACGGCATTATGGGTGTATGGTGGACTTGTTTGGGCGGGCGGGACTACTTAAAGAGGCATTTGAGTTTGTTGAGACGATGGAGATTCCTCCTAATGCGATCATTTGGAGGACTCTGCTTGGGGCCTGTCGTATTCATGGGAATGTTGAGCTGGGGGAGCTCGCAAATGAGAGGTTGCTTCGTATGAGACACGATGAGAGCGGAGATTATGTTTTGCTTTCAAATTTGTATGCTTTAAAAGGAGACTGGAATGGGGCTGAGAAGGTTAGGAAATCAATGGATGATAGTGGGATAATGAAGGGAACCGGGTATAGCCTGATTGAAGCGGATGATGATAGAGCTCTCATGCATTATTTGTTCAATATGAACTCGAAGGGGTAG
- the LOC116215645 gene encoding casparian strip membrane protein 3-like: protein MKAGAALDVGGASKMPTTGISRGVSALGFILRVLAFICTLGSAIAMGTTNETLPFFTRFIRFRAEYDDLPTFTFFVAANGVVSGYLILSLPFSIFHIMRSAAQNSRIVLVIFDTIMLALLTAGASASAAIVYLAHKGNTKTNWFAICQQFNSFCKRISGSLIGSFGGILLFILIILLAAIALSRR, encoded by the exons ATGAAAGCTGGAGCCGCTCTTGATGTCGGAGGTGCCTCGAAGATGCCCACCACAGGGATCAGCAGAGGAGTGTCGGCTCTCGGTTTCATCCTTCGCGTTCTGGCATTTATCTGTACTCTGGGGAGCGCTATTGCCATGGGGACGACCAATGAGACCCTCCCCTTCTTTACACGGTTCATTCGGTTCAGGGCGGAGTATGACGACCTTCCAACTTTCAC GTTCTTTGTGGCTGCAAACGGCGTTGTAAGCGGTTATCTGATTCTTTCTCTCCCATTCTCAATCTTTCACATCATGAGAAGCGCTGCACAAAACAGCAGAATCGTCTTGGTCATCTTTGACACG ATCATGCTGGCGCTGTTGACTGCCGGAGCCTCAGCATCAGCTGCCATTGTCTACTTAGCGCACAAAGGGAATACGAAGACGAACTGGTTTGCAATCTGCCAGCAATTCAACTCCTTCTGCAAGCGGATCTCAGGCTCTCTGATCGGGTCCTTCGGAGGGATCCTACTGTTTATTCTAATCATCTTGTTGGCTGCGATAGCACTATCCCGGCGCTGA
- the LOC116214470 gene encoding uncharacterized protein At2g29880-like: MEGSSTSVTSQMSKSSKRKWTMAEDAALISCMIDLRNMGSHNADAGFKSGYLPELEKMLFEKLLNSGIKAMPHIESRLKTLKREWAIVYDMMLNTSGFGWNSTRKMVTAEDDTHKEAAPFRQRSFPHFEELSMIYANDRATGKDAQAVEDILQELDIEDLTATVEEADVNHSNPNESGNTNTTTSGDVSHAHQTPTDATGSASAGKKRKKSEADLSTISHAVNTMVSDMKEACMMLSKSVHSDIVQEKFLEALRSVEGLTSAQVRMAIQKFGNHPNYILLFFGTEPEHRLEMIQDFIANH, translated from the exons ATGGAAGGCAGTTCTACTTCTGTAACTTCCCAGATGAGTAAGAGtagcaaaagaaaatggaCTATGGCTGAGGATGCAGCGCTCATATCTTGCATGATTGACCTACGGAATATGGGCAGTCATAATGCCGACGCAGGGTTTAAGTCTGGCTACTTGCCAGAACTTGAGAAAATGCTATTCGAAAAGCTCCTGAATAGCGGTATCAAGGCGATGCCTCACATTGAATCTCGACTGAAGACACTGAAGAGGGAATGGGCTATCGTGTATGATATGATGCTTAACACATCTGGCTTTGGATGGAATTCAACACGGAAGATGGTCACAGCGGAAGACGAT ACTCACAAAGAAGCTGCTCCATTTAGACAGAGAAGTTTTCCTCATTTCGAAGAATTATCTATGATATATGCAAATGATCGAGCTACTGGAAAAGATGCTCAAGCTGTTGAAGATATTCTACAAGAGCTTGATATTGAAGATTTGACTGCAACAGTCGAAGAAGCGGATGTGAATCATTCAAATCCAAATGAATCTGGCAATACGAATACCACTACATCGGGAGATGTTTCCCATGCTCATCAGACACCTACAGATGCAACGGGAAGTGCTTCtgcaggaaaaaaaaggaaaaagagtgAAGCTGACTTATCCACAATTTCTCATGCTGTGAATACAATGGTCTCCGACATGAAAGAGGCTTGCATGATGCTCTCGAAGAGTGTCCACTCGGACATCGTTCAAGAGAAGTTCCTTGAAGCTCTTCGTAGTGTGGAGGGCCTTACTTCAGCACAAGTTCGCATGGCAATTCAAAAGTTCGGAAACCATCCGAATTATATCCTGCTTTTCTTTGGTACCGAACCAGAACACCGCTTGGAAATGATTCAGGATTTCATTGCAAATCACTGA
- the LOC116212858 gene encoding uncharacterized protein LOC116212858 isoform X2: MPVLPYLPMPADGSDPLPYDSRESKRTARRHSYSSGGYGGSSELPISDSYGGYGSSQVHDRVGGGGSVCGVYGSGYSSGRTSSSGLVEVYS, encoded by the exons ATGCCAGTTCTGCCATACCTTCCGATGCCTGCAGATGGTTCAGATCCTCTGCCTTATGATAGCAGAGAAAGTAAAAGGACTGCCCGTCGGCACTCTTATTCTAGTGGTGGCTATGGTGGATCAAGTGAGCTGCCCATTTCCGACAGTTATGGGGGTTATGGCAGTTCGCAAGTGCATGATCGG GTTGGTGGTGGTGGAAGTGTTTGTGGTGTATATGGGAGTGGCTATTCCTCAGGACGTACTAGTTCCTCTGG GTTAGTGGAAGTGTACAGTTGA
- the LOC116212858 gene encoding uncharacterized protein LOC116212858 isoform X3, with protein MPVLPYLPMPADGSDPLPYDSRESKRTARRHSYSSGGYGGSSELPISDSYGGYGSSQVHDRVGGGGSVCGVYGSGYSSGRTSSSGRNQ; from the exons ATGCCAGTTCTGCCATACCTTCCGATGCCTGCAGATGGTTCAGATCCTCTGCCTTATGATAGCAGAGAAAGTAAAAGGACTGCCCGTCGGCACTCTTATTCTAGTGGTGGCTATGGTGGATCAAGTGAGCTGCCCATTTCCGACAGTTATGGGGGTTATGGCAGTTCGCAAGTGCATGATCGG GTTGGTGGTGGTGGAAGTGTTTGTGGTGTATATGGGAGTGGCTATTCCTCAGGACGTACTAGTTCCTCTGG TAGGAACCAATGA
- the LOC116212858 gene encoding loricrin-like isoform X1, translating into MPVLPYLPMPADGSDPLPYDSRESKRTARRHSYSSGGYGGSSELPISDSYGGYGSSQVHDRVGGGGSVCGVYGSGYSSGRTSSSGLSGQTPVSRRKSYGY; encoded by the exons ATGCCAGTTCTGCCATACCTTCCGATGCCTGCAGATGGTTCAGATCCTCTGCCTTATGATAGCAGAGAAAGTAAAAGGACTGCCCGTCGGCACTCTTATTCTAGTGGTGGCTATGGTGGATCAAGTGAGCTGCCCATTTCCGACAGTTATGGGGGTTATGGCAGTTCGCAAGTGCATGATCGG GTTGGTGGTGGTGGAAGTGTTTGTGGTGTATATGGGAGTGGCTATTCCTCAGGACGTACTAGTTCCTCTGG GCTATCTGGGCAGACTCCTGTTTCCCGTCGGAAAAGTTACGGTTACTAG